In Cryptococcus gattii WM276 chromosome N, complete sequence, a single window of DNA contains:
- a CDS encoding Alcohol dehydrogenase, putative (Similar to TIGR gene model, INSD accession AAW47118.1) encodes MSVTQLPETMDAIVFKQPYKVAVEQVPAPKLQTEGDVIIKVHLAGLCGSDLHLYRAKEDAGRDYIMGHEVVGTIVQKGKEVDNFSVGDVVAVPFTISCGKCYYCSTSHTSRCTSSALFGTPSLPGCQATYVRVPLAASCLLLKPPQLPEELMLLMADILPTGYSAAWNAWRLLDWGEERGGKGERKGICVVVGCGPVGLCTITSAQTLFSKVFAVDPALARRELAVKHGATALAPDELHSAIMAVTEGRGADAVLEVVGNQRALDTALSIVRPYGAVSSVGVHSGELKIDGGLLYDKA; translated from the exons ATGTCTGTCACACAGCTACCAGAAACCATGGATGCCATTGTATTCAAACAGCCCTACAAGGTTGCAGTCGAACAGGTACCGGCTCCCAAGTTGCAGACTGAAGGAGATGTCATTATTAAGGTTCATCTTGCAGGGCTCTGTG GCTCCGATCTGCATCTTTACAGGGCCAAAGAAGATGCTGGGAGAGACTACATCATGGGACATGAGGTCGTGGGGACCATTGTCCAAAAAGGCAAGGAAGTGGACAACTTCAGTGTGGGGGACGTCGTAGCTGTGCCTTTTACCATCTCATGCG GGAAATGTTATTACTGCTCAACCTCCCACACCTCCCGATGCACCTCTTCAGCCTTGTTTGGTACTCCTTCCCTTCCGGGATGTCAAGCCACTTATGTTCGTGTCCCTCTTGCGGCATCTTGTCTTTTACTCAAGCCTCCGCAACTGCCTGAAGAGTTGATGCTTCTGATGGCAGATATCTTGCCCACGGGATACAGTGCAGCTTGGAATGCATGGAGACTTCTTGATTGGGGAGAGGAGCGTGGTGGAAAGGGAGAAAGGAAGGGTATTTGTGTTGTGGTTGGGTGCGGGCCT GTCGGACTTTGTACCATAACCTCTGCGCAAACGCTTTTCTCGAAAGTCTTTGCTGTCGATCCTGCACTTGCCCGCCGGGAGTTGGCTGTCAAGCATGGAGCTACCGCTCTTGCTCCTGACGAATTGCACTCAGCCATCATGGCTGTCACCGAAGGTCGAGGCGCTGATGCCGTTCTAGAGGTTGTCGGCAATCAGAGGGCCCTCGATACTGCCTTGAGCATTGTCAGGCCTTATGGTGCCGTCAGCAGTGTGGGTGTGCATTCCGGTGAGCTCAAAATTGATGGTGGTTTGTTGTATGACAAGGCGTGA
- a CDS encoding Non-ATPase regulatory subunit of the 26S proteasome lid, putative; Rpn6p (Similar to TIGR gene model, INSD accession AAW47121.1) has protein sequence MASDTPTSEKLDQAASVFDKDPTTAERLYKEILQDDSQPANEDVLRDKEVALVNLGTLYRDSSMLDKLAQLITDSRTFMSHIAKAKTTRLVRTLLDLFPQDSKDMQMKVIQENIDWARTEKRVFLRQSLEIKLINVLLDAEKYQEALTITQTLLKELKKFDDKIILTEVYLLESRAAHHMHNHPVAKTSLTSARTTANSVYCPPTLQAQLDLQSGVIMAEDKDYKTAYSYFFEAFEGFSQAAERDNRALSALKYMLLCKIMIGTPNDIFSLLSLKSAAPYMGKDVDSMKAIATALEERSLDLFKTALQNYSGQLQKDEIIRSHLSYLYDTLLEQNLIRVIEPYSAVELSWVASEVGQSLQVIEDKLSQMILDQKFCGILNERMGTLEVHDDYSNEGICSTALGTLKHISDVVNGLNDKVRSSEQVASRRLT, from the exons ATGGCTTCCGACACACCCACTTCCGAAAAACTCGATCAAGCGGCCAGTGTCTTTGACAAAGATCCGACCACTGCAGAGCGACTTTATAAGGAAATCTTGCAAGATGACAGTCAAC CTGCAAATGAAGACGTTTTGAGAGACAAAGAGGTCGCTCTCGTCAATTTGGGCACTCTCTACAGAGATTCAAG CATGTTGGATAAGTTGGCTCAATTGATAACGGACTCTAGAACTTTTATGTCACATATCGCAAAAGCCAAGACGACTAGGCTAG TGCGCACTCTCCTGGACCTTTTTCCTCAAGATTCAAAGGATATGCAAATGAAGGTCATTCAAGAGAATATAGACTGGGCCCGCACTGAAAAGAGGGTTTTTTTGCGCCAGAGCCTGGAAATAAAGCTCATCAACGT CCTGTTGGATGCCGAAAAGTACCAAGAAGCTTTGACTATTACCCAAACTCTTCTCAAAGAACTCAAAAAGTTCGATGATAAGATTATTCTGACCGAGGTCTACTTATTGGAGTCGCGTGCTGCCCACCACATGCACAATCACCCGGTGGCGAAGACATCATTAACCTCAGCCCGTACAACTGCCAACAGTGTCTATTGCCCGCCTACACTTCAGGCTCAACTTGACCTGCAATCTGGAGTTATCATGGCGGAAGACAAGGATTACAAAACCGCGTACTCGTACTTCTTTGAAGCCTTTGAAGGTTTCAGTCAGGCTGCCGAGAGAGACAATAGAGCACTGAGTGCCTTGAAGTACATGCTACTGTGCAAGATTATGATTGGAACC CCTAATGACATTTTCTCGTTATTGTCGTTGAAAAGCGCAGCTCCTTATATGGGCAAAGACGTGGATTCAATGAAAGCGATTGCAACGGCCCTCGAGGAACGCAGTCTTGATCTGTTCAAGACAGCTCTGCAAAATTATTCCGGCC AATTGCAGAAAGACGAAATTATTCGCTCTCATCTCTCTTATCTTTACGACACGCTCTTAGAACAGAATCTTATCAGAGTCATCGAACCCTACTCTGCGGTTGAACTGTCTTGGGTGGCTTCAGAAGTGGGACAGAGCCTGCAGGTTATCGAAGACAA GTTGAGTCAGATGATTTTGGATCAAAAGTTCTGTGGCATTTTGAATGAACGCATGGGTACTCTCGAAGTTCATGATGATTATTCGAATGAA GGGATATGTTCAACAGCGCTGGGCACTTTGAAGCATATTAGCGACGTTGTGAATGGCCTGAATGATAAGGTCCGTTCATCCGAACAAGTTGCATCTAGACGACTGACCTGA
- a CDS encoding Hypothetical protein (Similar to SGTC gene model, INSD accession EAL17262.1; CNBN0890), with protein MLSVSEGNTNDDARRALGIRPGSQPPPQLKLDYTNFEEIPPSPTLDYPPSPRSPTTSRLPSSPAPPSPTSPEPSRSFRRATLAGRHVLSAKKIEKISSSRGLYETQKLLLHLLDRLEQRETAPDLLERAAISAREISGPSKAKGKGKVLRLGHVIASAAGSSTSTGSSRAHHAVNPTVGVGSEDYEDHIVLDEGDWDTEASYNLVEQTRGLLVLADKQQLDLFADTGDTEVPILDATPIKSKRRAGRFSSVSPSAAFSKGSSQGAISSPDTSFASTSTPNRTSTSTIPSIPGPYLLERTLDVLQSLLSVDCLHRTHAFRPLCPPNALQAACLDIAAYLYQKGEVGTKVRLVGMVIDGFYGMGEGMGEKICEWLEGRMYDLLSRLARERGNVKESKGNDVEWTDPFSSQDSNASRNAALPTFVISSESSDSIPRKVSETPGWMRFSPTSPSFPLFHRDILGLLSIQSLRDASSTAVEIAALVPRILMAITSTIDLTQSKLTTIYRVHRLLSLILNAKPDSSLDLLTIIAHAPPRPRRTAAEILATFYPNAAGHNTVARRLPSSSYIAQRMKWETGHFGVLGEDETEEHHFIPWRVSSHDDPTTDVVRCEFCESEIHGFGIKCTMCKEQRHLRCYDGSGKTRKGVYQYDVVTLSPTSTSSQLSYAKFCQSLPRLEEVLLSPPHGSGCTHRRAGQHVLDLVHLFTLTLCDECHFPLWGVANQGYTCQNGCQRFFHSHCVDKMEETGVGECRYGREVVVDEISEAGNNPFVITHDEFQNSFHRYYNGFLSSDDELKGRTFDEIGVIFGTIWIQYQLIKNGLSFGCLRVSSEDKKATSDPLGLKAILKTYEEVLQSHEQAISTATADFTHVTMLEKPLGTGYLFSEKFLGYCTALIRAPTTNSGKSSRDREHRGDDFLTPQGLLVSPEEEEGNKMDKCYEALPLGIIILSLATDLSISDKVVATAFLNQLSLVGFIFISDTASLTPQYLVKRREIKLSFTLPLLMDSSPNTELLVLAIEALLDDLDLTMNEQGLRLLATRAWPSLLCAPYALERLGKACVSWVLSEEDCLRDIIKKYASKHRRIPGVRPAPGAQKGSVDMYKQDRQRLRSLFVRPWLKALHDQDPALYAHIAYEQCKLVAANVAMEDLSGANEEQVASRMAGVAASKMTSMGEAGMLFSTLMELLTAWLEDLGPLADHDVAYRALPRLLNHQPADSADIFSFSLSTAQADPADLARVCRWMRVLSYSGVEIPWELLLSLIDLQARSPAFTFDGSVGGVSAEAKLDLVIAVNSNRAVIEPQTFANACSRLAVDVFSDVGRRGKMEPLELELVKRTMLLVLQAYGVPVDEVAETTLGVGMSGAGQPSTTAEKRQNLISNVRFPLNANMVVGAATLLERTSCPNELVLDFLWLLSAKADMVDDPVGFLHHTCSKLYEIIWPLIGLPLDRRSRTRVFLKLLSVSSAPLEKIIHAQLESSPEARTQVRERLLTFVLELADTSVNYELSNWRAATVDLILLFFDVLLDPRNVIPDNIIILRTLQPTQLNAMSMCFEEHLVKSSDERRLILLSKLSRLRMSVPQWAIISWTIVDELLAEEVASLTQFKGIHQPHTDSSLVDSQNVAYSLISLGLEMLAAGVTITWIAAQRFQQRVASACALPWFNPPVFTAVVLPGLRAVLDSPIRITISGDTFESKVKKTVLVGSLFVPVVIDFAQELTKYDVVVQRILLDILMVTFFKQDVTRVELSTYSAVQKVADFVLISECSENRLFALQILQTAVVKVERDKIIRAVPPAFNTVAKVLVKELDAEYADSAVVEQSQLFLRNIVKSFGRSGLFLQLFRNESESYDPSSPDDASLAKALQILYSEQEREVLPQTGLFDNVFHDLLDVTKRPRRQVIHIIEAFARFATAFEVHLTEEAAQEWSFDFDPNPVLQSCAKILDLTPSASLIPLLSQVSTILNHCMGHFTVKRATVIRLLESGERASRKTQSENQIRTVLIELSGAAINGLSVTPEGLHTLLKFLTSDAFSRPTLGSQVSSEQIRVLSDASPGCVQLLLKGHPTLQSNLISAEMVLGILNEAGMVLCQAEMVVPGAISRNLTQLTLDPASSQVNFFLYLLLSSLDLRMGRARSRLLSLYPLLSRATSLCLRAASDYITLQDIEGHGTSLISLAFTVIRLALLAVHDGPVSNEDGEREADDEDAFCVNFDAKELTYGQALRTVTHSIFLDLLIFLGTIQSPILMRHTESLSPAFVMLVQYQEISGVTPSSKLQKATQIMEKVGTLSAGGVADRVGMVESLKADLLATERIKVLNR; from the exons ATGCTTAGTGTATCAGAGGGAAACACGAATGACGATGCTCGAAGAGCTCTCGGTATCCGCCCAGGCAGTCAACCTCCACCACAA TTAAAACTGGACTACACCAATTTTGAAGAGATACCACCTTCTCCGACGCTAGATTACCCACCTTCGCCAAGGTCACCAACGACTTCAAGgcttccatcttctcctgcACCTCCTAGCCCTACATCCCCTGAACCTTCAAGATCCTTTCGCCGAGCTACGCTAGCGGGTCGGCATGTTCTGTCAGCGAAGAAGATCGAAAAGATTAGTAGCAGTCGGGGATTATACGAAACTCAGAAGCTTTTGCTACATCTTCTGGATAGACTTGAGCAAAGAGAAACAGCACCGGATCTCCTCGAGCGCGCAGCCATCTCTGCTCGAGAAATTTCTGGGCCTTCAAAAGCAAAGGGCAAAGGCAAAGTCTTAAGACTTGGTCATGTTATAGCCTCTGCGGCAGGTTCGTCCACCAGTACCGGCTCAAGTCGCGCACATCATGCAGTGAATCCGACTGTCGGCGTCGGGAGTGAAGATTATGAGGACCATATCGTACTggatgaaggagattgGGATACAGAAGCTTCCTACAATCTTGTGGAACAGACCCGAGGATTACTTGTTTTAGCAGACAAACAGCAGCTGGATCTGTTTGCCGATACAGGAGACACTGAAGTGCCCATACTGGATGCAACGCCAATCAAGAGCAAGCGACGTGCTGGTCGCTTCTCTTCTGTTTCTCCATCAGCAGCTTTCTCCAAAGGTAGTAGCCAAGGAGCGATCTCAAGCCCTGATACGTCTTTTGCATCAACTTCAACCCCTAACCGCACATCAACATCGACAATTCCAAGTATTCCAGGACCTTATCTCCTCGAAAGAACTCTAGACGTCCTTCAATCGCTTTTATCTGTCGACTGTCTTCATCGAACGCACGCATTTCGTCCACTATGTCCACCAAACGCACTCCAAGCTGCATGTCTAGATATTGCCGCTTATCTATATCAAAAGGGAGAAGTAGGAACAAAGGTACGGTTGGTAGGGATGGTCATCGATGGGTTTTATGGGATGGGAGAAGGTATGGGAGAAAAAATATGCGAATGGCTAGAGGGTAGAATGTACGACTTGTTGAGTAGGTTAGCTCGGGAGAGAGGAAACGTCAAAGAATCAAAAGGCAACGATGTGGAATGGACAG ATCCATTCTCGAGTCAGGACTCCAACGCATCTCGCAATGCCGCATTACCTACATTCGTTATTTCATCCGAATCAAGTGATTCCATACCCCGAAAAGTCTCAGAAACCCCGGGATGGATGCGCTTTTCTCCCACAagcccttctttccccttgTTTCACCGCGACATTCTGGGTCTTTTATCCATACAGTCGCTCCGCGATGCCTCATCAACAGCCGTGGAGATTGCAGCGCTTGTACCTCGCATCTTGATGGCCATAACATCAACTATCGATCTGACTCAATCGAAGTTAACGACTATCTATCGTGTTCACCGACTCCTGTCATTGATCCTCAACGCAAAACCTGATTCCTCTCTTGATCTCCTCACTATCATCGCCCATGCACCACCTCGCCCCCGACGTACCGCTGCCGAAATCCTAGCAACTTTTTATCCGAACGCAGCCGGGCACAATACTGTCGCACGACGATTaccgtcttcttcttacATTGCCCAGCGCATGAAATGGGAGACTGGCCATTTCGGCGTTCTaggagaggatgagacTGAGGAACATCATTTTATTCCTTGGAGGGTCAGCTCGCATGACGATCCAACCACTGACGTTGTGCGATGTGAGTTCTGCGAGTCAGAGATCCATGGCTTCGGAATTAAGTGTACGATGTGCAAAGAACAGCGTCACTTGCGCTGCTATGACGGCTCTGGTAAGACTCGAAAAGGAGTCTACCAGTACGACGTCGTCACCCTTTCACCTACCTCGACATCATCTCAGCTGTCGTACGCCAAATTCTGTCAATCTCTTCCCAGACTTGAGGAAGTTTTACTAAGTCCGCCTCATGGGTCTGGGTGTACCCATCGAAGAGCAGGTCAGCATGTACTGGACCTCGTCCATCTTTTCACTCTAACCTTATGTGACGAATGTCACTTCCCCCTCTGGGGTGTCGCGAATCAGGGATATACTTGTCAGAATGGGTGTCAGAGATTTTTCCATTCTCACTGCGTGGATAAGATGGAAGAAACTGGAGTCGGTGAATGTCGTTATGGCAGGGAGGTGGTGGTCGATGAGATCTCAGAAGCGGGAAATAATCCGTTCGTTATAACCCATGACGAATTCCAAAATAGTTTCCATCGATATTACAATGGTTTCCTTTCCTCAGACGACGAGCTGAAAGGAAGAACTTTCGACGAAATCGGGGTTATATTCGGTACAATCTGGATCCAATACCAACTCATCAAGAATGGTCTTTCTTTTGGTTGTCTTCGCGTCTCTAGTGAAGACAAGAAAGCAACGTCTGACCCGTTAGGCCTCAAGGCTATCTTGAAGACATATGAAGAAGTCCTTCAATCTCACGAGCAAGCTATATCCACAGCTACGGCTGATTTCACCCATGTTACCATGTTAGAAAAGCCCTTGGGAACAGGATACCTCTTTTCCGAGAAGTTCTTGGGTTATTGTACGGCCCTCATCCGTGCTCCAACTACAAACTCAGGCAAGTCTTCTCGTGACAGAGAACATCGCGGAGATGATTTTTTGACTCCACAAGGGCTGCTGGTCTCtccagaagaagaagaaggaaacAAAATGGACAAGTGCTATGAGGCTTTACCTTTGGGCATCATCATACTATCTCTAGCGACAGATTTGTCTATTTCTGACAAAGTCGTTGCCACAGCGTTCCTCAATCAATTGTCACTGGTCGGTTTCATCTTTATCTCTGATACTGCATCTCTCACGCCGCAATATCTGGTCAAACGACGTGAAATAAAATTGTCCTTCACCTTGCCTCTTCTCATGGACTCCTCTCCAAATACGGAACTCTTGGTCCTTGCGATCGAGGCTTTGCTCGATGATCTTGACTTGACGATGAATGAGCAAGGTCTGAGATTGTTGGCGACCAGAGCATGGCCAAGTTTGCTTTGCGCGCCATACGCTCTAGAGCGACTGGGGAAAGCATGTGTGTCTTGGGTCCTGTCAGAG GAGGACTGCTTACGCGATATCATTAAGAAGTACGCGTCAAAACATCGTCGCATACCAGGTGTGCGACCAGCTCCTGGGGCTCAGAAAGGCTCAGTGGATATGTACAAGCAGGACAGACAAAGACTGAGAAGCTTGTTCGTAAGACCTTGGTTGAAAGCGCTGCATGACCAAGATCCAGCGTT GTATGCGCATATCGCGTATGAACAATGCAAGCTGGTGGCTGCGAATGTTGCTATGGAGGACCTGAGTGGGGCAAATGAAGAACAA GTGGCGTCTAGAATGGCAGGAGTGGCAGCCAGTAAGATGACAAGCATGGGAGAGGCTGGTATGCTATTTTCCACCCTTATGGAGCTGTTAACGGCTTGGTTGGAGGACTTAGGACCTCTGGCCGACCAT GACGTTGCTTATCGCGCCTTGCCACGTCTTCTTAACCATCAACCTGCTGACTCTGCTGAcattttctccttttccttgtcCACGGCCCAAGCCGACCCTGCAGACCTTGCCCGAGTCTGTCGATGGATGCGAGTGCTGTCTTACTCGGGGGTGGAAATCCCTTGGGAACTTTTATTGTCCCTAATAGACCTGCAAGCTAGATCTCCCGCCTTTACCTTTGATGGAAGTGTAGGTGGTGTTTCAGCCGAAGCCAAATTGGATCTGGTTATTGCAGTCAACTCTAATCGAGCGGTGATTGAACCGCAAACATTTGCAAACGCTTGTTCTCGGTTGGCTGTTGATGTTTTCAGCGATGTGGGAAGACGTGGAAAGATGGAGCCATTGGA ATTGGAGCTGGTGAAGCGTACGATGCTTCTGGTTTTGCAGGCTTACGGAGTCCCAGTTGACGAAGTAGCCGAGACCACACTGGGTGTAGGGATGTCCGGTGCCGGTCAACCTTCCAC CACTGCCGAAAAACGCCAAAATCTCATTTCTAACGTCCGATTTCCTTTGAACGCTAATATGGTTGTCGGCGCAGCTACACTACTGGAGCGTACCTCTTGTCCTAACGAGCTGGTGCTTGACTTCTTGTGGCTGCTATCCGCAAAGGCAGACATGGTTGATGATCCGGTCGGCTTC CTGCACCATACGTGTTCGAAACTATATGAAAT TATCTGGCCTCTGATAGGCCTCCCCTTAGATAGACGTTCGCGAACCAGGGTTTTCTTGAAGCTACTCAGCGTTAGTTCGGCTCCTTTGGAAAAAATTATCCATGCCCAACTGGAGTCCTCGCCAGAGGCCAG GACCCAAGTACGCGAACGTCTTCTGACCTTTGTTCTTGAACTAGCGGATACTTCTGTTAACTATGAGTTATCCAATTGGCGAGCGGCGACGGTGGATTTAATTTTGTTATTTTTTGACGTTTTGTTGGACCCCCGAAATGTTATACCGGAcaacatcatcatcctcagGACATTACAGCCCACACAGCTAAACGCTATGTCCATGTGCTTTGAAGAGCATCTGGTAAAAAGTAGCGATGAGAGAAGACTTATCTTGCTCTCTAAATTGAGTCGGCTGAGAATGAGCGTACCTCAGTGGGCTA TTATTTCATGGACGATTGTCGATGAGCTTTTAGCTGAAGAAGTTGCAAGTCTAACTCAATTCAAAGGCATTCATCAA CCTCACACAGACTCCAGTCTTGTCGATTCCCAGAATGTTGCTTACTCGCTCATCTCTCTGGGCCTTGAAATGCTCGCCGCTGGTGTCACCATAACATGGATCGCCGCTCAACGCTTCCAGCAACGAGTGGCATCGGCCTGTGCCCTACCTTGGTTTAATCCGCCTGTGTTCACGGCAGTCGTTTTACCTGGATTACGGGCGGTACTGGATAGTCCAATCAGAATTACGATCTCGGGTGACACGTTCGAGAGTAAGGTGAAGAAAACTGTCCTGGTTGGCAGCTTGTTTGTACCAGTGGTTATCGATTTCGCCCAGGAGTTAACAAAGTACGATGTTGTTGTACAGAGAATCTTGCTGGACATCTTGATGGTCACGTTCTTCAAG CAAGACGTCACTAGAGTCGAACTGTCCACCTACAGTGCTGTTCAGAAGGTGGCAGACTTTGTTTTGATAAGTGAATGCTCAGAAAATAGGTTGTTTGCCTTGCAGATTTTACAAACAGCTGTGGTTAAGGTCGAAAGAGATAAGATCATACGGGCAGTGCC ACCAGCCTTCAATACAGTGGCAAAGGTTCTGGTCAAAGAGCTGGATGCAGAGTATGCAGATTCGGCGGTGGTTGAGCAAA GTCAGCTGTTCTTGAGGAACATCGTGAAGAG CTTTGGACGTTCAGGGCTCTTCCTTCAGCTGTTCCGA AATGAGTCAGAATCCTACGACCCATCATCCCCTGACGACGCTTCGCTAGCGAAAGCTTTGCAAATTTTGTACAGTGAACAAGAGAGGGAAGTGTTGCCCCAAACAGGCCTATTTGACAACGTCTTCCATGACCT TTTGGATGTGACCAAGCGACCAAGACGACAGGTAATACATATCATAGAGGCATTTGCTCGTTTTGCCACAGCATTTGAAGTGCATCTGACTGAGGAAGCCGCGCAAG AATGGAGTTTCGACTTCGATCCCAATCCTGTTTTACAAAGTTGCGCCAAAATATTGGATCTCACGCCTTCAGCATCTTTAATT CCTCTATTGAGTCAAGTGTCAACCATATTGAACCATTGTATGGGCCATTTCACGGTGAAGCGAGCTACAGTGATTCGATTATTGGAATCTGGCGAAAGAGCCTCTAGAAAAACTCAATCTGAAAATCAGATACGAACAGTCCTGATTGAGCTGTCTGGAGCTGCTATTAATGGATTATCTGTAACCCCTGAAGGTCTCCACACCCTTCTCAAA TTTCTCACCTCCGATGCCTTCTCTCGACCTACTCTTGGTTCGCAAGTGTCATCTGAACAAATCCGTGTGCTATCAGACGCTTCGCCTGGTTGTGTGCAGTTATTGCTCAAAGGTCATCCGACTCTCCAATCTAATTTGATAAGTGCAGAAATGGTGCTTGGTATATTAAATGAGGCCGGGATGGTGCTTTGTCAAGCCGAGATGGTTGTACCAGGTGCCATCAGCCGGAATCTAACACAGTTGACTCTCGAT CCGGCCTCCTCACAAGTCAATTTTTTCCTCTATTTACTATTGTCTTCCCTTGACCTCAGGATGGGCCGGGCCCGTTCAcgtcttctttccctttaccctctcctctccaGGGCAACCTCCTTATGTCTTCGAGCGGCATCTGACTACATTACACTTCAGGATATTGAAGGTCATGGGACGTCCCTCATTTCCTTGGCATTTACGGTCATAAGGCTGGCGTTACTGGCTGTCCATGATGGACCGGTATCgaatgaagatggagagagagaagcGGACGACGAAGATGCG TTTTGTGTTAATTTCGATGCAAAAGAGCTAACCTATGGTCAGGCTTTGAGAACTGTTACCCACTCTATTTTCCTGGACCTCCTCATCTTTCTTGGTACCATTCAGTCGCCTATCCTGATGCGGCACACCGAGTCGCTCTCCCCCGCTTTTGTCATGCTTGTTCAGTACCAAGAAATTTCAGGTGTGACTCCCTCGAGCAAGTTGCAGAAAGCAACGCAGATCATGGAGAAGGTCGGGACACTTAGTGCAGGTGGGGTGGCAGATAGGGTGGGAATGGTGGAGAGTCTGAAGGCGGACTTGCTGGCGACAGAGAGAATAAAAGTTCTGAACAGGTAG
- a CDS encoding Nucleolar protein, putative (Similar to TIGR gene model, INSD accession AAW47129.1), translating to MPTPRVTRSRSSTPLSFRTGTQSTPQPGSTAHPGSHHKTSDELALEEAASILHTPTMRLRSLGSADTDVLDGGSARALRHKRLNQVREEVEVVRERSRSPQTDEKRVEQSQGPEREEKEEEEEGQEIGNSEQTPVDGDTDDEDDEASRELMGVSTSSDDGSAQLVEEGDTTLSAPLSTGQIFSQPREAVESGESASESDSETQSVNSSDSSSESGSDSESDSEDSSSDSDSDEDDEEERLLQAARDAAKANTASNRDEKEKASEADDEVVLQFDKEEKEAPIPDLTVPKLPKTYLSFSKEGRAQTSTPVTSTPVPSASAGSSRLPSRSSSFEKTPAPELDDRPYERPLSKREKALQPRKATTSELWASIPTPRADILPQMRKDYRALALANSLDPKRFMKGGSKSEKVPESFAIGTMVETSRQIRDTTLTKDDRYRPGQVVQNLIRDQDMEGYAKRKYGDLQWSKMENGRGKGWKKRAKWQ from the exons ATGCCGACGCCCAGAGTAACTCGCTCGCGCTCCTCTACCCCTCTTTCCTTCCGCACCGGTACACAGTCAACACCTCAGCCAGGTTCCACTGCCCATCCTGGATCTCACCACAAAACTTCTGATGAACTTGCTCTTGAAGAAGCCGCTTCCATCTTACACACACCTACCATGCGACTCAGAAGCCTGGGCAGTGCGGACACAGATGTGTTGGATGGTGGTAGTGCTAGAGCTCTTAGACATAAGCGGTTAAATCAAGTTagggaagaggttgaaGTTGTCAGAGAGAGAAGTAGGAGTCCTCAGACAGATGAGAAGAGAGTAGAGCAGAGCCAGGGACCAGAGcgagaagaaaaggaagaagaggaggaggggcAGGAAATAGGTAACTCAGAGCAGACACCTGTGGACGGCGACACcgacgatgaggatgacgaggcatCTCGGGAATTGATGGGTGTGTCAACATCTTCTGATGATGGAAGCGCACAGCTTGTCGAGGAAGGTGATACTACTCTTTCGGCACCCTTATCGACAGGGCAGATTTTTTCTCAGCCAAGAGAAGCTGTAGAATCTGGAGAGTCCGCGTCTGAATCTGATTCCGAAACACAGTCTGTAAATTCATCCGACTCATCATCTGAGTCTGGATCGGACTCTGAATCTGATTCCGAAGACAGTTCATCAGATAGCGACAGCgatgaggacgatgaggaGGAACGACTTCTTCAAGCTGCTCGGGACGCCGCCAAAGCCAACACAGCGTCTAATAGggatgaaaaggagaaggcgAGTGAAGCGGATGACGAGGTGGTGTTGCAGTTTGAcaaggaggaaaaggaggc CCCTATTCCCGATCTTACCGTCCCCAAGCTTCCCAAAACCTATCTCTCATTCTCCAAGGAAGGCCGAGCTCAAACTTCCACCCCTGTAACTTCCACCCCTGTACCCTCTGCCTCTGCTGGTTCGTCTCGCCTCCCTTCCCGATCTTCTTCGTTTGAAAAGACTCCCGCTCCCGAACTTGACGACCGGCCCTACGAGCGACCTTTGAGTAAGAGAGAGAAGGCGCTT CAACCTCGCAAAGCCACTACTTCTGAGCTCTGGGCATCCATCCCTACCCCTAGGGCTGATATCCTGCCGCAGATGAGAAAGGACTATCGAGCGCTTGCGTTGGCTAACTCGCTGGACCCGAAGAGGTTCATGAAGGGCGGTAGTAAGAGCGAGAAGGTTCCCGAGTCCTTTGCT ATTGGTACCATGGTCGAGACTTCCCGTCAAATACGTGACACCACTCTTACAAAAGACGACAGATACCGTCCCGGGCAAGTTGTTCAGAATCTCATCAGGGACCAGGATATGGAAGGTTATGCAAAGAGAAAATACGGCGACTTGCAGTGGTCCAAAATGGAGAACGGACGAGGCaaaggatggaagaagagagcCAAATGGCAATAA